In a single window of the Prochlorococcus marinus str. AS9601 genome:
- a CDS encoding zinc-binding dehydrogenase, producing the protein MTFLDIKNAKAAILVKQNSPLIVDDIQFPKQLDYGQVLVKVLVSGICGSQLGEISGAKGEDKYIPHLLGHEGCGIVKAIGPGVKTVKVNDKVVMHWRPGSGIQSDPPKYKFQGRDLNAGWVTTFNEYGIISENRCTSINKDLDPEIGSLLGCAVTTGFGVVENNAKLKIGESIVIYGAGGIGLSVIEAAKAVSAWPIIAVDIFDNRLNLAREIGATHIINGKSGDVENKINSILKNKPLNVFIDNTGIPSIIELGYSLVDKFGIIVLVGVPKIGNNINIFSLPLHFGKTIVGSHGGESNPDSDIPRYINHFIKNKVDPKKIITQRFDLENINKAIDSIKSGDTAGRIIIELSHKK; encoded by the coding sequence ATGACTTTCTTAGACATAAAAAATGCAAAGGCAGCAATTCTAGTTAAGCAGAATTCCCCTCTAATTGTAGATGATATTCAATTTCCTAAACAATTAGATTACGGACAGGTACTTGTGAAAGTTTTAGTAAGTGGGATTTGCGGTTCTCAACTTGGAGAGATTTCAGGGGCAAAGGGGGAAGATAAATATATTCCACATTTACTGGGTCATGAAGGCTGCGGAATAGTTAAAGCTATAGGACCTGGAGTTAAAACTGTAAAAGTAAATGATAAGGTTGTGATGCATTGGAGACCTGGATCAGGCATCCAATCTGATCCTCCAAAATATAAATTCCAAGGAAGAGACTTAAATGCTGGTTGGGTAACAACTTTTAATGAATATGGGATAATCAGTGAAAATAGATGCACTTCAATAAATAAAGATTTAGACCCAGAAATTGGTTCGCTACTTGGGTGTGCAGTTACTACTGGTTTTGGTGTTGTAGAAAATAATGCAAAATTAAAAATTGGTGAATCAATCGTTATTTATGGGGCTGGAGGAATTGGTTTAAGTGTGATCGAGGCTGCAAAAGCCGTTTCAGCATGGCCAATAATTGCTGTTGATATTTTTGATAATAGATTGAATCTAGCGAGAGAGATCGGCGCAACTCATATTATCAATGGAAAGTCAGGAGATGTTGAGAATAAAATTAATTCGATTTTAAAAAATAAACCTCTTAATGTATTTATTGATAATACAGGTATCCCATCAATTATTGAACTTGGTTATTCATTAGTAGATAAGTTTGGAATAATTGTTTTAGTTGGGGTTCCAAAAATTGGAAATAATATAAATATATTTTCTCTACCTTTACACTTTGGTAAAACCATAGTTGGTTCTCATGGTGGAGAATCTAATCCTGATTCTGACATCCCAAGGTATATTAATCATTTCATAAAAAATAAAGTTGATCCAAAAAAAATAATTACACAAAGATTTGATCTTGAAAATATAAATAAAGCAATAGATTCAATAAAAAGTGGAGATACTGCAGGAAGAATAATTATTGAATTGTCTCATAAAAAATGA
- a CDS encoding GDP-mannose 4,6-dehydratase produces MNEKFLVIGSNSFSGSHFVSDLIDLDIKVLGVSRSLEPKDVFLPYKWNKKYLNNFQFNKINLNEDLNELLKLIEEFEPTHIVNFASQGMVAESWDNPIDWYKTNVISQVALHDELRKLKFLKKYVHVTTPEVYGDTGSGWIKENFNFSPSTPYAVSRAACDLHLMSFFKAYSFPVIFTRAANVYGPGQQLYRIIPRTILSAKCHKKMNLHGGGLSERSFIFIKDVTEATLKLALNAEPGTSWHLSTKKKISIKNLVEKIFDIAGKNPNSLVNNTQDRLGKDQNYLLESSKIRDAFNWEDKVDLDSGLKITMEWIQENLEVLKNISWNYSHKS; encoded by the coding sequence GTGAATGAAAAATTTCTAGTTATAGGTAGTAATAGTTTTAGTGGATCACATTTTGTTTCTGATTTAATAGATTTAGATATAAAAGTATTAGGAGTAAGTAGATCTTTAGAACCTAAAGACGTTTTCTTACCTTATAAGTGGAATAAAAAATATTTAAATAATTTTCAATTTAATAAAATAAATTTAAATGAAGATCTAAATGAACTTCTTAAACTTATCGAAGAATTTGAACCTACTCATATTGTAAATTTTGCTTCTCAAGGTATGGTTGCCGAAAGCTGGGACAATCCTATTGATTGGTATAAAACTAATGTGATTTCGCAAGTTGCATTGCATGATGAATTACGTAAATTAAAGTTTCTTAAAAAATATGTCCACGTTACAACTCCAGAGGTTTATGGAGATACAGGAAGTGGATGGATAAAGGAAAACTTTAATTTTTCTCCAAGTACGCCTTATGCAGTTAGTCGGGCTGCATGTGATTTACATTTAATGAGTTTTTTTAAGGCATATAGCTTTCCAGTTATTTTTACTCGTGCGGCAAATGTATATGGTCCAGGCCAACAACTTTATAGAATCATTCCAAGAACAATATTAAGTGCTAAATGTCATAAAAAAATGAATCTTCATGGAGGAGGTTTATCGGAAAGATCTTTTATATTTATTAAAGATGTAACAGAAGCGACACTTAAGTTAGCATTAAATGCTGAGCCTGGAACATCATGGCATTTATCAACAAAGAAAAAGATTAGTATTAAAAATTTAGTAGAAAAAATTTTCGATATTGCAGGTAAAAATCCTAATTCTCTTGTAAATAATACGCAAGATCGTCTTGGCAAAGATCAAAATTATTTACTTGAAAGTTCAAAAATAAGAGATGCCTTCAATTGGGAGGATAAGGTAGACTTAGATTCAGGATTAAAAATAACCATGGAATGGATTCAAGAAAACCTAGAAGTTTTGAAAAATATTTCTTGGAATTATTCTCACAAGTCTTGA
- a CDS encoding transketolase — protein MKNLKKSFKEKYNEKELQKIATKLRKKIITTSHRAKIPHLGSCLSCIDLLTYLYWSELFINPSDPKHINRDRFVLSKGHGAPAIFQVLAEKNFFPVTDLNNFGKAGSLFHEHPPKPGLVPGIEAATGSLGHGLPMALGMALASRILKLNFRCYAMLSDGECNEGSIWEAAMMAASQKVENLIVIIDFNKWQATGRSKDILALDPLREKWSSFGWHTQEIDGHDFSQINDAFIEARKIKSKPKAIIANTIKGKGVSFMEDDNNWHYRVPNNTELENALQELDNIK, from the coding sequence ATGAAAAATTTAAAAAAATCATTTAAAGAAAAATATAATGAAAAAGAATTACAAAAAATTGCTACCAAATTAAGGAAAAAAATAATTACTACCTCTCATAGAGCAAAAATTCCACATTTAGGTTCTTGCTTATCTTGCATTGATTTATTAACCTATTTATATTGGAGTGAATTATTTATAAATCCCTCTGACCCAAAACATATAAATCGAGATAGATTTGTTCTTAGCAAAGGACATGGAGCTCCAGCGATATTTCAAGTTTTAGCAGAAAAGAATTTTTTCCCAGTTACTGATCTTAATAACTTTGGCAAGGCTGGAAGTTTATTTCATGAACATCCTCCTAAACCTGGTCTTGTTCCTGGGATTGAAGCTGCTACAGGATCACTTGGGCATGGTTTGCCTATGGCTTTAGGAATGGCATTAGCGTCAAGGATTCTAAAACTTAATTTCAGATGTTATGCAATGCTCAGTGATGGGGAATGCAATGAAGGAAGTATTTGGGAAGCTGCAATGATGGCTGCAAGTCAAAAAGTTGAAAACTTAATAGTAATAATTGATTTTAATAAATGGCAAGCGACTGGAAGAAGTAAAGATATTTTAGCTTTAGATCCATTAAGAGAAAAATGGTCTTCGTTTGGATGGCATACACAAGAAATTGATGGCCATGATTTTTCTCAAATAAATGATGCTTTTATAGAAGCTAGAAAGATTAAATCAAAGCCAAAAGCAATAATTGCAAATACTATAAAAGGAAAAGGAGTAAGTTTTATGGAAGATGATAATAATTGGCATTATAGAGTTCCAAACAATACAGAATTAGAAAATGCTCTTCAAGAATTAGACAATATCAAATGA
- a CDS encoding transketolase family protein: protein MRTAFAKEITNIAEMRKDVVLLSGDIGNRMFDDFKLIANSRFFNCGIAESNMMSVASGMALCGLRPIIYTITPFTTIRCLEQIKIGAAYHKVPVIIIGTGSGLSYAELGATHHSLDDVSVIRSIPDIRVLAPCDSSELKAFLHQSLQSEFPTYMRIGKKGEPILTKESSKIEIGKANILKDGNDIIILGIGPILNEALEAANNKNIDREKVSVVSMGSVKPLDTNFLNQINKRKFKKWIILEEHSIIGGLGSSIIEWKIDNKIKTPEIKRMAAPDKFIHNLGNQKYIRKEIGLDSNSILQEIIF, encoded by the coding sequence ATGAGAACTGCATTCGCAAAAGAAATAACAAACATCGCTGAAATGAGGAAAGATGTAGTTTTACTTTCTGGGGATATAGGCAATAGAATGTTTGATGACTTTAAATTAATTGCAAATTCAAGATTTTTTAATTGTGGAATCGCTGAAAGTAATATGATGAGTGTTGCCTCTGGTATGGCACTTTGCGGTTTGAGACCAATAATTTATACAATCACCCCATTTACCACTATTAGATGCTTAGAACAAATAAAAATAGGTGCCGCTTATCACAAAGTTCCAGTAATAATTATCGGAACTGGTTCTGGGCTATCATATGCAGAATTAGGGGCAACTCATCATTCCTTAGATGATGTCTCAGTTATTAGATCTATTCCTGATATAAGAGTTCTTGCTCCATGCGACAGTAGCGAATTAAAAGCATTTTTACATCAATCTCTTCAAAGTGAATTCCCAACATATATGAGAATAGGAAAAAAAGGGGAACCAATTCTTACTAAAGAATCTAGCAAGATTGAGATAGGGAAAGCGAATATACTTAAGGATGGGAATGACATAATTATTCTTGGAATTGGCCCAATTTTAAATGAAGCTTTAGAGGCTGCTAATAACAAAAATATTGATAGAGAAAAGGTATCTGTAGTAAGTATGGGTTCAGTCAAGCCATTAGATACAAATTTTTTAAATCAAATTAACAAAAGAAAATTTAAGAAATGGATAATTCTTGAAGAACACTCAATAATAGGAGGTTTGGGAAGTTCAATAATTGAGTGGAAAATAGATAATAAAATTAAGACTCCTGAGATTAAAAGAATGGCAGCTCCAGATAAATTTATTCATAATCTTGGGAATCAAAAATATATAAGAAAAGAAATTGGACTTGACTCTAATTCAATCTTGCAAGAAATAATATTTTAA
- a CDS encoding NAD-dependent epimerase/dehydratase family protein: MKVLLTGSNGFLGGNLKDFYIKKPYLLHFYNRQKSYYEILKGNEEFDLIINTASATPKNCDNKLILESNIVNTSKLCNIALKCKVKYFINISSVSVYGKPNTSQLTEDSPLDAKDNYGYSKLLSEEIIDSNLKAFMRVYHFRAPGIIGKGSFQASGNFISTLIHKLKKNIPIEIHSPKSKFNNITSDYSIYRCINHVLQNNIESGAFLIASNQSLLLEELVDFVKQKTKSLSSIKWIEEPLNHQPFIIDNAKCNKFKFPIRKTREELEYYIKEIRDYE, encoded by the coding sequence ATGAAAGTTTTATTAACAGGATCAAATGGTTTCTTAGGTGGTAATTTAAAAGATTTTTATATTAAAAAACCATACTTATTACATTTTTATAATAGGCAAAAGTCCTATTATGAAATTCTAAAAGGTAATGAAGAATTTGATTTAATTATAAATACGGCTTCTGCAACTCCAAAGAACTGTGATAATAAATTAATCCTAGAGTCAAACATTGTTAATACATCAAAATTATGCAATATAGCTTTGAAATGCAAAGTAAAGTATTTCATAAATATATCTTCAGTAAGTGTCTATGGGAAACCCAATACAAGTCAGCTTACAGAAGATAGTCCATTGGATGCAAAAGATAATTATGGATATTCAAAATTATTATCAGAAGAAATTATCGATAGTAATCTCAAAGCATTTATGAGAGTTTATCATTTTAGAGCTCCAGGAATAATTGGGAAGGGATCATTCCAAGCTTCAGGAAATTTTATTTCAACATTAATTCATAAATTAAAAAAAAATATTCCCATAGAAATACATTCACCTAAATCAAAGTTTAATAACATTACATCTGATTATTCAATTTACAGGTGTATAAATCATGTCCTACAAAATAATATAGAATCTGGGGCTTTTTTAATCGCATCAAATCAATCTTTGCTTCTAGAAGAATTAGTAGATTTTGTCAAACAAAAAACAAAATCTTTATCTTCTATCAAGTGGATTGAAGAACCTTTAAATCATCAACCTTTTATTATAGATAATGCAAAATGTAATAAATTTAAATTCCCAATACGAAAAACACGTGAAGAATTAGAATATTACATAAAAGAGATAAGAGATTATGAATAA
- a CDS encoding FAD-dependent oxidoreductase, which produces MNKKALIIGGGFAGCSAAHQLELIGNWDVTLIEKANYLGAGNKTRWYGGHPYTFGPRHFLTPYQEVFDYIDKIIPIRKCPEHEFLTYVERDNAFYAYPINMQDVREMPDYEIIDSELKSIKESQYKGVKFARNLEEYWIASVGQTLYSKMIDKYNKKMWLVEDNKSIDTFNWSPKGVALKDGPRAAWDSAISGYPYAKDGYDKYFPFATKNTKVLLNTTCQIVDINKKKVLIEGEEYYFDLIISSIAPDIFLNEIFGPLKYIGRELKLMVFPSEYIFPENVYFLYYANAEPFTRLVEYKKFTHHKSNTTLVGMEIPALNGGYEYPVPFKEEQKKAMKYYEAMPEGVYSIGRAGSYLYGIDIDDCIRQTMIISEELKEGGQDNTVPGKEYQFPEL; this is translated from the coding sequence ATGAATAAAAAAGCATTAATTATAGGTGGCGGGTTTGCAGGCTGCTCAGCTGCTCATCAACTAGAACTAATAGGGAACTGGGATGTCACTTTAATAGAAAAAGCAAATTATCTTGGGGCAGGTAATAAGACCAGATGGTATGGAGGTCATCCTTATACATTTGGCCCACGTCATTTTTTAACGCCTTATCAAGAAGTTTTTGATTATATAGATAAAATTATTCCAATTAGAAAATGTCCTGAACATGAATTCTTAACATATGTTGAGAGAGATAACGCTTTCTATGCATATCCAATAAATATGCAAGATGTAAGAGAAATGCCCGATTACGAAATAATCGACTCAGAACTTAAATCAATCAAAGAATCGCAATATAAAGGGGTAAAATTTGCAAGAAATCTTGAAGAATATTGGATCGCAAGTGTAGGTCAAACTTTATATTCAAAAATGATTGATAAATATAATAAGAAAATGTGGTTAGTTGAAGATAACAAATCAATTGATACCTTCAATTGGTCTCCCAAAGGAGTTGCTTTAAAAGATGGCCCAAGAGCAGCATGGGACTCAGCAATTTCTGGATATCCCTATGCTAAAGATGGATATGATAAATACTTCCCTTTTGCTACAAAAAATACAAAAGTTCTTTTAAATACAACTTGTCAAATCGTAGATATAAATAAGAAGAAAGTACTTATAGAAGGTGAAGAATATTATTTTGACCTTATCATTTCTAGTATTGCACCAGATATATTTTTAAATGAAATTTTTGGACCTTTAAAATACATTGGCAGAGAGCTAAAACTTATGGTTTTCCCTTCAGAATATATTTTTCCCGAGAATGTATATTTCCTTTACTACGCAAATGCTGAGCCTTTCACTAGACTTGTTGAATACAAAAAATTTACTCACCATAAATCAAACACAACCTTGGTTGGGATGGAAATACCAGCATTAAATGGAGGATATGAATATCCTGTACCATTTAAAGAAGAACAAAAAAAAGCAATGAAATATTATGAAGCAATGCCTGAAGGGGTTTATTCAATCGGCAGAGCTGGATCATATCTATATGGAATTGATATTGATGATTGCATTCGACAAACAATGATTATTTCTGAAGAATTAAAAGAGGGAGGGCAAGATAATACCGTGCCTGGGAAAGAATATCAATTCCCAGAATTATAA
- a CDS encoding TIGR04372 family glycosyltransferase: MIGKSFPNFRNLKIFVFKNIRKFWSKVDYQLVPPHEFVEESSIDRLRKKYFVGFLKTRKLGNLIPIFWYSATLIFSPISLLIYLSISPFFPLKIVKIDLSQIGSLLWLASIAAQKKNKFCNFNFVVCLPRIFQYQNQHIFDYLSEETFQKFVFVKDFCLRFFYSSLSWFEFCSIDTKEFEFFKENHFSEFSKEISNSISFDIEKKLEDIELDKARLNFKSKIKKNGLVTLNLRNSSFYKEERKSLRNVSGVDYFDVCVYLFQRDYSIAFTHSPGSELLKKLDALSITYRIFDSRDKVGQFENLLSLISCKYFIGSSTGASVIPLMRNIPVLFTNSHIPFWMPLKANDVVIWKKYFSSSGDQISFQEFVNLGLDIPSRFSSLFKKKEIKLVSNSSEDLLIALKLFLELQDPSVNRNQILKKYSAKSIKDYNFFQSYRWTFNSEAVFLKSNIKIDL, from the coding sequence TTGATTGGTAAAAGTTTTCCTAATTTTCGAAATTTAAAAATTTTTGTTTTTAAAAACATTAGAAAATTTTGGAGTAAGGTTGATTATCAATTAGTACCACCCCACGAATTCGTTGAAGAAAGTTCTATTGATAGACTTAGAAAAAAATATTTTGTTGGATTTCTTAAGACAAGAAAATTAGGCAATCTCATACCGATATTTTGGTACTCAGCAACCTTAATTTTTTCTCCAATCTCATTATTAATATATTTGAGTATTAGTCCATTTTTTCCATTAAAAATCGTAAAAATTGATTTATCTCAAATTGGTTCTTTATTATGGCTAGCATCAATTGCAGCTCAAAAAAAAAATAAATTTTGTAATTTCAATTTTGTAGTATGTTTGCCAAGAATTTTTCAATACCAAAATCAACATATTTTTGATTATCTATCAGAAGAAACTTTTCAAAAATTTGTTTTTGTTAAAGATTTTTGTTTGAGATTTTTTTACTCTTCTTTATCTTGGTTCGAATTTTGCTCAATAGATACAAAAGAATTTGAATTTTTTAAAGAGAATCATTTTTCTGAATTTTCTAAAGAGATTTCAAACTCTATCTCATTTGACATAGAAAAAAAATTAGAAGATATTGAGCTTGATAAAGCTAGGTTAAACTTTAAAAGTAAGATAAAAAAAAATGGCTTAGTAACCCTTAATTTAAGGAATTCATCATTTTATAAAGAAGAAAGGAAGTCCCTTAGAAATGTTAGTGGAGTGGATTACTTTGATGTGTGTGTTTATCTATTTCAAAGAGACTATTCCATCGCATTTACCCATTCACCTGGAAGTGAACTTCTTAAAAAGCTAGATGCCTTATCTATAACTTATAGAATTTTTGATTCACGAGATAAGGTTGGTCAATTTGAAAATTTATTGTCTCTAATATCTTGTAAATATTTTATTGGCAGCTCGACGGGTGCAAGTGTTATTCCCTTAATGAGAAATATTCCTGTTTTATTTACTAATTCTCACATTCCATTTTGGATGCCTCTAAAAGCAAATGATGTGGTTATTTGGAAGAAGTATTTTTCATCTTCTGGGGATCAAATTTCCTTTCAGGAATTTGTAAATTTAGGATTAGATATACCTTCTAGATTTTCATCTCTTTTTAAAAAAAAGGAAATAAAACTTGTATCTAATAGTTCAGAAGATCTTTTAATAGCGTTGAAATTATTTCTAGAGTTGCAGGATCCCTCTGTTAATCGTAATCAAATATTGAAAAAATATTCGGCAAAATCAATAAAGGATTATAATTTCTTTCAAAGTTATAGATGGACATTTAATTCGGAAGCTGTATTTTTAAAATCAAATATAAAAATTGATTTATAA
- the lexA gene encoding transcriptional repressor LexA produces the protein MDASSGDQLTQAQDELYEWIKEYMKNFQHSPSIRQMMQAMGLKSPAPIQSRLKHLQEKGYISWQEGKARTMQIVDEIIEGVPIMGSVAAGGLIETYSDVQENLDISDVLKKKNVFALTVNGDSMIDACIADGDMVLMEPIKDSYSLRNGMIVSALVPGLGTTLKYFVKRGGKIFLEAANPAYEPIELNLDEVIFQGKLLAVWRKI, from the coding sequence ATGGATGCTTCTTCAGGCGACCAGCTGACCCAAGCTCAGGATGAGCTTTATGAATGGATAAAGGAATATATGAAAAACTTTCAACATAGTCCATCCATCAGACAAATGATGCAAGCTATGGGATTAAAATCTCCTGCTCCAATTCAAAGTCGTTTAAAACATTTGCAAGAAAAGGGCTACATCTCTTGGCAAGAAGGTAAAGCAAGAACAATGCAAATTGTTGATGAAATTATAGAAGGTGTACCAATTATGGGTTCAGTCGCAGCTGGAGGTTTAATTGAAACTTATTCTGATGTTCAAGAGAATTTAGATATTTCTGATGTTTTAAAAAAGAAAAATGTTTTTGCTCTTACAGTTAATGGTGATTCTATGATAGATGCATGTATTGCAGATGGAGATATGGTTTTGATGGAGCCAATTAAAGATTCATACTCTCTTAGAAACGGAATGATTGTTAGTGCATTGGTTCCAGGTTTAGGAACAACTTTAAAATATTTTGTTAAGAGAGGAGGAAAAATATTTCTTGAGGCAGCAAATCCAGCATATGAACCAATTGAGTTGAATTTAGATGAAGTTATTTTTCAAGGAAAATTACTTGCTGTTTGGAGAAAAATATAA
- the argF gene encoding ornithine carbamoyltransferase — protein MLNPIKLASKNFLSSLDTSLEEFLHILELAKNFKNKDLSIKLQEKVLGLIFDKSSTRTRVSFQVAMSRLGGTTVDLNPTTSQIGRGEPIRDTARVLSRYCDVLAIRTFKQTDLEEYAKWSSKPIINALTDLEHPCQALADFMTIKEEFLDFNDVVLTFIGDGNNVANSLILCGALLGVEVRIACPKGYEPNSLLIDKAYEIYENKNLLKITNEPNTAVLGANVLYTDVWSSMGEENQKDEKEKVFNGFTIDRDLVSKADKDAIILHCLPAYRSKEITDEIFESHKSRIFDQAENRLHAQQALLSCILQ, from the coding sequence ATGTTAAATCCGATCAAGCTTGCAAGTAAAAATTTCTTATCAAGCTTGGATACTTCACTTGAAGAATTTCTTCATATTTTAGAGTTAGCCAAAAATTTTAAAAATAAAGATCTAAGTATAAAACTCCAAGAAAAAGTTTTAGGGTTAATTTTTGATAAGTCATCAACTCGCACCAGAGTTAGCTTCCAAGTGGCAATGTCAAGACTTGGTGGCACCACAGTTGACCTAAATCCTACTACTTCACAAATTGGGAGGGGAGAGCCAATCAGAGATACAGCAAGAGTGCTAAGTAGATACTGCGATGTTCTTGCGATAAGAACGTTTAAACAAACTGATTTGGAAGAGTACGCAAAATGGTCCTCTAAACCAATTATTAATGCTCTTACTGATTTAGAACATCCATGTCAGGCACTAGCTGATTTTATGACAATTAAAGAGGAATTTCTTGATTTTAACGATGTAGTTTTGACATTTATTGGAGACGGTAATAACGTCGCAAATTCTCTTATTTTATGTGGCGCGTTATTAGGAGTAGAAGTTAGGATTGCATGCCCTAAAGGTTATGAACCTAACTCGTTGTTAATTGATAAAGCATATGAAATATATGAAAATAAGAATTTGTTGAAAATCACTAATGAACCCAACACCGCTGTTTTAGGAGCAAATGTTCTTTATACAGATGTTTGGTCATCTATGGGTGAAGAAAATCAAAAAGATGAGAAAGAAAAAGTTTTTAATGGTTTTACTATTGACAGAGATTTAGTTAGTAAGGCCGATAAAGATGCAATTATTCTTCATTGCCTTCCTGCCTATAGATCCAAAGAGATAACTGATGAAATATTTGAAAGTCACAAAAGTAGAATTTTTGATCAAGCGGAAAATAGATTACATGCTCAACAAGCTCTTTTATCTTGCATTCTCCAATAG
- the ftsH gene encoding ATP-dependent zinc metalloprotease FtsH, producing MPIRQDDNQPNRRFGIVNIILIGVGALLLFSSLFPSQNMQIPRVPYSLFIDQVNDGEVKRAYITQEQIRYELNGAEEGAPSVLATTPIFDMDLPQRLESKGVEFAAAPPKKPNFFSTILSWVVPPLIFILVLQFFARRSMGGGGAQGALSFTKSKAKVYVPDDESKVTFADVAGVDEAKDELTEIVDFLKKPERYTDIGARIPKGVLLVGPPGTGKTLLSKAVAGEAEVPFFIISGSEFVELFVGAGAARVRDLFEQAKKKAPCIIFIDELDAIGKSRSGSMGVVGGNDEREQTLNQLLTEMDGFASADKPVIVLAATNQPEVLDAALLRPGRFDRQVLVDRPDLSGRKTILEIYTKKVKLADSIDLDSIAQATSGFAGADLANMVNEAALLAARAKRKSVEQQDLSEAIERVVAGLEKKSRVLQDDEKKVVAYHEVGHAIVGHLMPGGSKVAKISIVPRGMSALGYTLQLPTEERFLNSKEELKGQIATLLGGRSAEEVVFGKITTGASNDLQRATDIAEQMVGTFGMSDILGPLAYDKQGGGQFLGNGNNPRRSVSDATAQAIDKEVRDLVDDAHETALNILRNNLPLLESISQKILQEEVIEGEDLKTLLAESKMPA from the coding sequence ATGCCAATAAGACAAGACGATAATCAACCTAATAGAAGATTTGGAATTGTAAATATCATTTTGATAGGGGTTGGAGCATTACTCCTATTTAGTAGCCTCTTCCCTAGTCAAAATATGCAAATTCCTAGGGTTCCTTATTCTTTATTTATTGATCAGGTTAATGATGGGGAAGTTAAGCGTGCTTACATCACACAAGAACAAATTAGATATGAATTAAATGGAGCTGAAGAAGGAGCTCCTTCAGTATTGGCTACTACTCCAATATTTGATATGGACCTTCCACAAAGATTAGAGAGTAAAGGGGTTGAATTCGCTGCTGCGCCTCCTAAAAAACCTAATTTCTTCTCAACAATTTTAAGTTGGGTTGTTCCTCCTTTGATTTTTATCCTTGTCTTACAATTCTTTGCTAGAAGAAGTATGGGTGGTGGTGGAGCTCAAGGAGCTCTAAGTTTTACTAAAAGTAAAGCTAAAGTTTATGTGCCAGATGATGAATCAAAAGTAACATTTGCAGATGTAGCTGGAGTTGATGAAGCTAAGGATGAATTAACAGAAATAGTTGATTTTTTAAAAAAACCTGAAAGATATACTGATATTGGAGCGCGAATACCTAAGGGTGTACTCCTTGTAGGACCTCCAGGAACAGGAAAAACTCTTCTCTCAAAGGCTGTAGCTGGTGAGGCAGAAGTCCCTTTCTTCATTATTTCAGGTTCTGAATTTGTTGAGCTTTTTGTAGGTGCAGGTGCGGCAAGAGTTAGGGATTTGTTTGAACAAGCAAAGAAAAAAGCTCCTTGCATTATTTTTATTGATGAATTAGATGCTATAGGTAAAAGTCGTTCTGGGTCTATGGGAGTAGTTGGCGGAAATGACGAAAGAGAACAAACTCTAAATCAGTTGCTAACTGAAATGGATGGTTTCGCTTCAGCTGATAAGCCTGTTATAGTTCTTGCTGCTACTAACCAACCGGAAGTCCTAGATGCCGCGTTATTAAGGCCTGGAAGATTCGATAGGCAAGTTTTAGTCGATAGACCTGATTTGTCAGGAAGAAAAACAATTCTAGAAATTTACACAAAAAAAGTTAAATTAGCAGACTCTATAGATTTAGATTCCATAGCACAAGCAACAAGCGGTTTTGCAGGTGCCGATTTAGCAAACATGGTTAATGAAGCTGCTTTACTTGCAGCCAGAGCCAAAAGAAAAAGTGTAGAGCAACAAGATTTAAGTGAGGCTATTGAGAGAGTTGTTGCTGGTTTGGAAAAGAAGAGTCGTGTTTTGCAAGATGATGAAAAGAAAGTCGTTGCCTACCATGAAGTTGGTCATGCAATAGTTGGCCATCTTATGCCTGGAGGTTCAAAAGTTGCAAAAATCTCAATCGTTCCTAGAGGAATGAGTGCCTTGGGTTACACTCTTCAACTTCCTACAGAAGAAAGATTTTTAAATTCTAAAGAAGAATTAAAAGGTCAAATAGCCACACTTCTTGGCGGTAGGTCTGCTGAGGAAGTCGTATTTGGAAAAATAACAACTGGAGCTTCAAATGATCTTCAAAGAGCAACTGATATAGCAGAACAAATGGTCGGTACATTCGGAATGAGTGATATTCTTGGTCCCCTTGCTTATGACAAACAAGGTGGAGGTCAGTTTTTAGGAAATGGAAACAACCCAAGAAGATCTGTTAGTGATGCTACTGCTCAAGCAATAGATAAAGAGGTTAGAGATTTAGTTGATGATGCACACGAAACAGCACTTAATATTTTGAGGAATAATTTACCTCTTCTTGAATCGATTTCTCAAAAAATTCTCCAAGAAGAAGTTATAGAGGGTGAGGATCTTAAAACCCTCTTGGCAGAGAGTAAGATGCCAGCATAG